The DNA window tttgtgagacatatatcttatttgggttatccatgaaaaatgtattactttttatgttaagagtattactttttattgtgatatgggtaggattgatctgtctcacaggttaatatccatgagacggtctcacaagagactcgCTCTGTAGTTTTTTCTCTTGAgatgagattgattatgttaAATGGATTAATTCCATTcatattttatgataaaaaaagacaaaaatttgtacgagacgatctcacgggtcgtattttgtttgacagatattttatttgtgcaatccatgaaaaaatattattttttatgttattagtattattttttttatgaatatcGGTGAGATTGACCCGTCTTATAtttaaagattcgtgagatcgtctcacctactcaataaataaatattggtttcagaaaatttatattattatttttggtgtaagaaaaattttaatcgaACCGGGCGGATTATCGGGTTTCAGACCGTGCCGTCAGGGTGAATGATTCCTTTTATTAAAGTTATGTGTGTTTCTTTCGTTTCCGCAAATTTGTGATAATTGATTTACCATGAGCTTATCCAGCTACTCCATCTCCAAACATTCCTTTCCAAATCACCATCCATGGCCTCCAAACCCCAAGATCAAACCCCTCCAGTGTTTAAGATTCGAAGCTTCCTGCGGAAATCTCAGCTCACGTTTTCTCGTTAAGGCTCTTCATGCGGATGGAGTCGGAGTTGTCTACCCAGACGACAGCGTTTCGGACCGGAACGTTTCGTTCGAGGTTCAAACAGAGGATGAGGTacatgaagttgtcaatggggTTCCTGGAACTCACGCGGAAGATGCTCATGAGGCTACTCATGAAATTCGGTTGAAGAAAAGTGCAGACTTAGATGTCAATAGCAGGTTCAAGTTACGAAACGGACGAGAGGTTCGTCTTCTAACTATTCTTGAGcttacttatttatttattatttttaagaaGCTATTTTTGCTTTTTGtttttgattcattctttttTACGAGGTTATATGCTTTTGAGTTATTCATTCTGTGTCAATAATTAcgattcagtttgtccatccaaaAGGCTGGAAAGAATCAGAAtttcaaacaacaaacatggATATTCTTCCCGTCATTCTGTAAACTAATAGGTGGGTTCGAACATAGGTGTTTGAAGAGAGGACTTATATTGTCGGTGTGGCAAGGAAAGGTGAAGACACCGGTGGCTCATTTGGCATTGAGGACTCAATTAGTGAATTAGAGCAGCTAGCTGACACAGCTGGATTAACTGTTGTTGGTTCTACTTATCAAAAGTACGTAGTAGTTTTGCAAGTTTTGTTATTTTACGATAAATTATCAAGATATGCCCTTATCTGAGGCGCAATTGTTTTACTTTGATGCAGACTAGCTACGCCAAATTCGAGGACATACATAGGATCAGGAAAGGTGGCAGAAATCAAGAGTGCGATTCATGCAATTGATGTGGAGACTGTGATTTTTGATGATGAACTTTCGCCAGGGTTAGTTTTCTGCCAGACTTCCGGATATGTTATTCTATGTAATTCCTGACCATATAAGTGCCTGTTTATTGTGTTTTATCAGTCAATGCCCGTGTGTTTTTGCCTCGCTTCTCCTTATCTGTATGCAGGGGGTTTCAAGTTAAATTGCTTATTTTTTTCTCCTCCCTcccatttataatatttttaaattttgaacacAGGCAATTGCGAAATCTTGAAAAGGCCTTTGGGGGAGATGTCAGAGTGTGTGATCGCACTGCTCTCATCCTCGATATTTTCAATCAGCGGGCGGCTACACGTGAAGCTTCATTTGCAAGTACGCTTTGCTTCAGCCTTCAGGCACATAGTATTGAAGTATATCTTTTCTTCATGCGGACTATAAATTTTTTTGCTTGCAGGTTTCATTGGCTCAGATGGAATATCAATTACCCCGGCTGACGAGAATGTGGACCCACCTTGAGCGTCAATCTGGTGGCCAAGTGAAGGGTATGGGTGAAAaacaaattgaagttgataaacgTATCTTACGTGACCAGGTGTGCTGTTTGCTTTTCCTACTATTGCTAAATTTCACATTTCATCCAAGGGCGAAATTTATGTTACATTTTTTTGTCAGCTTTTTGTTTACTAATCGCAGAAAGACTTTGTTCTAAATTTATTGATGTGAGGCATAAATCAAATCAATATTATTACATTATTGTGTACTGTCATCCAAGGACATCAAATCCTTATGTTATAATGTAATTTATATTCAAGGATTATGTTTTCTAAACTATGATATTTTTGCATCTTGTCGTGGAATTGTTTAATTTTGTTACCTTTGTATTTATGAGAAGTTATCAAGTGCTTAAATGCTGTCCTGGATTGGACAATTCAACTTCCCCGATTGTTGCTCATGATAATTTCTGGGCTAAGCTGAGTCCAAAAGGCTCGAACGTTTGACAACCCATTTTTTTCGTAAAAGCAAAGATACtcaaagaaaaaagaagaaataaCTGGTCGCCTTATGGATGAGGTGGCACCACAGTGGTGGTGTTATGATTTTGGTTGTATCATGTATGAAAGTGGCGGTAAGAATCCACTTTAtttgttaataattaaaaagGAAAGAGAGAAAATAAAGTAATTAAACTGAGATAGAGAAAATAAAAGAAGATGATGTTAAAATTGTAGAAAAATGGAAGAAAGAAATGAGATATGGAAAAAAGGG is part of the Primulina eburnea isolate SZY01 chromosome 1, ASM2296580v1, whole genome shotgun sequence genome and encodes:
- the LOC140840779 gene encoding uncharacterized protein encodes the protein MSLSSYSISKHSFPNHHPWPPNPKIKPLQCLRFEASCGNLSSRFLVKALHADGVGVVYPDDSVSDRNVSFEVQTEDEVHEVVNGVPGTHAEDAHEATHEIRLKKSADLDVNSRFKLRNGREVFEERTYIVGVARKGEDTGGSFGIEDSISELEQLADTAGLTVVGSTYQKLATPNSRTYIGSGKVAEIKSAIHAIDVETVIFDDELSPGQLRNLEKAFGGDVRVCDRTALILDIFNQRAATREASLQVSLAQMEYQLPRLTRMWTHLERQSGGQVKGMGEKQIEVDKRILRDQIGALKKEIESVRKHRKQYRDRRVAVPVPVVSLVGYTNAGKSTLLNQLTGANVLAEDKLFATLDPTTRRVHMKNGTEFLLTDTVGFIQKLPTTLVAAFRATLEEISESSLLVHVVDISHPLAELQIEAVDKVLSELEASSIPKLIVWNKVDNAKDPDKIKSDAKINVDVVCMSALTGEGLDDFCNAVQEKLKDMMVWVEALIPFDKGELLSTIHQVGMVEKTEYVENGALVRARVPLRFARLLTPMRQTCVS